GTATCGCACCATCACCTGTGCCATTTTGCCTGTCTTTCGGTATTTTTCCACACTGTAGGCCATTCCTACTTCACAAGAAGGGTCCATGGTTATCCATGCGACTGGGGGCCCCTCTGGTCCCAGCATACAGGCTGCTGGCAGGGCTCCTATGCAGCGCTCGATGTAGCGCAGGCTCCTCTCATTCTTCCCTAGCTTCCAGTTGTCATTTACCAGCCCAGAATAAGATACATCCAGTTGGCCATACTTAAAGTTGGGAGTTTCCCTgtagaaaacataaagaaagacaaaagctTTGACCCCACTCCTGTAATTTCTTGGTGCCATCCCAATCTTGGGATCCCAGgccctctttttctttaaagaccCACCAGTGCAAAGTTGCATATTTTGACCTTTGACAACCTTTATTCATCCCTAGGAATGAATTCATCCTCTCTTCATTCCAAAACTGATGTATGTGAATTAGAAAAATGTACAAGGACTAGCAATTATAAATGATTAGCATATGTTTTTGTACCTTTCAAAGTCATCATCTGGGTGGCCTGTCTCAGCCCAGCTTCCAAACTTGCTTTTATTGGAGGCATTGAGCTTCAGAATATCTTCCGTAACCAAGAGGACTGCTGTCGAATGCTCTACCTTCACTGACTTTGAAAATGCAGCTGCTCTTATCCCCTCACCTAAACTTTCTTGAAGACCTGGgaagaaaggcaagaaaacaatCTTGTCAGATATGGAGTTCTCTACTTACACTGCTCCCACCTGATTAATAGCTCAGTGCTTAGTCGTTCTCAGACTTGAGTTTACACCACAATCAGATGGAGTCCTTGTCACACCACAGATTGCTCTACCTCTCCCAGCTCCCAGAGTTTCTATGAATTTACAGTTCTAATGAGCTCTCAGGTGATACTAATGGTATTAGTTGAAGACacaatttgagaagcactgctggttgcccatttctTCAGACTTGTTACCTTGGATTTGGAGTCTCTGTTTCCAGTTGATGATCTCACAATTTTTCAAAACTTCTTGTGATTTTTGAGGGTCTTTGGAGAATATACGATATACATTTGTGTATGAATCCATGTCATCAGTCATCTCCTGTATAGGATGGTGAAAGGTCAGATCATTCCCTTGAACTATTTCTTCACCTCTCACTGATTGCaattatcagaaaaatgaaaattcaaaagaaaattttgacaCTGGCCCATGATGGCTGCAGTTGGGCACACGGATAATAAAACCTAGACCTATAAGCTACTGCTGACCTCTTACCTGTGTAACTGGAGTTTGTTAAATACTTAACACTGAGAGGTAATAGTTATAAACCTGTTTATTAGATACAGAACAAAGACAGGATGAAATCAGTCACCCTCCATCAGGCCTTAAGATGCCTCACCTTTCTCTCTACCCACTCAACTGCACCCTTAACTTATTTTACATATAGCATCACCAAGTACCCAGCAAATTCAGAAGATTGCAACAATTGCTTCTCTCCCTGCTTCTGTCACCTCCTGGGCCACATGTATCCATCcttctgttatatatatataacctccTGTGAGACACATTCTGGGTTGTAGTGAGTCTTTGTTGCTAGGATTAAGTCCTTAAACTTGGATCAGAATAAATGTAACCATGATTTCTCTAAGTTCTAGTGCCTACTGTTTCACTGGACACCTAGAATCTATAGTGTCCTAGAATCTACAGTGTCCAGGGCTTGGGCAAGATATTTTAGTGAATGTAAGCATTAAGGAGACATTGCCTTTCCCCAAGGCTACACGATATCAGCCTATTCGAAGAGTGACACTGGCTTTACAGCCAGAAGCCCACAAAGTAGAGTGAAGTAACTGAATTTTTGTTAGCACTCTGGGTAATTTATATGGTGTTAGACTCTTGGGTTTGAAAGAAAGAGACTTGTAATCCCTTTCTGGCAAGCCACAAACTTGATGTGAAGATGAGTATCTGTTTCTCACTGGAGATATAAACAATAAATGTGAGAGTTTTAGCGGTGAGTATATTAATATTATGTTGGAAATGGTATAGTTaaagagtaaaagagaaaatagtgTAACTAATTTTAGAAACCTTCAAGAATTTGAGAATGCTTTTATAAATGTAAGTTCCTGAATATGGCCAAAACTAAAACCTAGCAAATTTAAAAGAGTAGATGTTTTAAAAGAcccaattttaaaagaatgaccAAAAACAGCCCAGTAAATATTCAAGGCATTATAAAAAGAATATCAAagtgaactagaaaaaaacaagtggaacaatttataaaaatgaaagctaTATATAATGAAATGGAGAACAAGTCATAGTTCAAAGGATATATAAAgccaaaagtttcttttttaaatggcaaaaagaGAGATAGAAGATGAGAGAGATAAATTTCTTGTAAGGCTTATAAAGGAGATACGAGAGAGAaaaaagcgaaaaaaaaaaaaaagaatagagtatGAGACATGagaacagaaacagagaaaagaacaaaagaattaTAATAGAAGATTATATGCTACTCCAGGACAACATATTTACTGATATAAAAAAATGGATGTTATCCCTCAAAGATAAACTATCAAAATGACcttcaaaaaaaatagaaaacctcaacAAACTAATAGGAAAATCAGAAATTATATTAAACATCTACCATTTAAAAAGTGGATAAGGATTATGGcctgcagctccatccatgttgctacaaaggacatgtttttttttctcttttatcgctgtgtaatattccatagGAATATATGTGccagttttctttatccaatctaccattgatgggcacctgggttgattccatgtctttgctattgtgaacagcgcAGCAATGAACATGCAAATGCATGTGTCATTTTGGTGgaatgattcattttctttttggtgtttacctagtaatggaattgctgggtcaaatggtaacttTGTTTTAAGTTCTCTAAGAAATTTCCAGACTATTTTCCACAGTACAATAATCCTAAGAAAATTAatgctggaacagaaaaccaaatatcacatttt
This portion of the Macaca mulatta isolate MMU2019108-1 chromosome 14, T2T-MMU8v2.0, whole genome shotgun sequence genome encodes:
- the LOC701437 gene encoding glycine N-acyltransferase-like protein 1 isoform X1, with product MILLDNSEQLLALFESLARSIPESLKVYGSVYHINHGNPFNMEVLVDSWPEYQMVITRPQKQEMTDDMDSYTNVYRIFSKDPQKSQEVLKNCEIINWKQRLQIQGLQESLGEGIRAAAFSKSVKVEHSTAVLLVTEDILKLNASNKSKFGSWAETGHPDDDFERETPNFKYGQLDVSYSGLVNDNWKLGKNERSLRYIERCIGALPAACMLGPEGPPVAWITMDPSCEVGMAYSVEKYRKTGKMAQVMVRYKKYLLQKNIPFYISVLEENERSRSSVKAAGFFEASCEWHQWTCYPQNLVPF